A stretch of Aedes aegypti strain LVP_AGWG chromosome 2, AaegL5.0 Primary Assembly, whole genome shotgun sequence DNA encodes these proteins:
- the LOC5573852 gene encoding glutamate receptor ionotropic, kainate 5 isoform X1 translates to MADLAVVTELLLSYFSAINLNYITFFHCWNFEESHDFVKRFSSSAKFVDMVNMNEDAFNSMHQAKRISSRFRTKVGMALDYECAGSDEVILKCIDHNCFSTSTFWIMIDRKRNQTVFDFLSAVDLYVDAEVKVLTRNGMYDVYNNGRPLGGQLNVTLDRDIISDTNRLGPSRFAGKPKYEHRRTLSDLTLRVGTVSQRFPRLNNSIELVVTHLESDKDRHMDHAVRFGHRLIKALQATLGYNVHYIHYDRWTFNDSTGGILGALVNKDIDLSSTGLMTKIKRMEHLASVLSYMTFELMFIFKTPESTQLTDNAFIRPFSTSVWLMILLTIVLGSIAFKLNFTAETILQQNFKPTENPPFFNLIVEFLGNYCQQGSQYMPDSLSGRAMQLFMLLCTLMVYNYYTSEIVSDLIGSHKESDIKTLVHLADSHIDLGIENVTYEKAFFYQSHLPDVDYLTKKKVTEKTFINSSVGLQRVRRGNFAYNCERNVAYNLIRAMFDSTEVCDLNELESMPSQFVDHVVRKDSHFRELFKVKYTRMLEVGIKQKFADYWVAKKPECFSGSIISSVTITGALPIFVLLGFGLVLSFVALGAEIMAQFVTKDMAKKILKKTFGHVSDNRVVKRKFL, encoded by the exons ATGGCCGATTTAGCTGTTGTTACTGAATTACTACTAAGCTACTTTTCTGCAATAAATCTCAATTATATAACTTTCTTTCATTGCTGGAATTTTGAAG AAAGTCATGATTTTGTAAAGAGATTCTCTAGTTCAGCTAAATTTGTCGATATGGTTAACATGAATGAAGATGCGTTCAACTCTATGCATCAAGCCAAACGCATTTCCAGTAGATTTCGAACGAAGGTTGGCATGGCTTTGGATTACGAGTGTGCCGGAAGTGACGAAGTCATATTAAAG TGCATTGACCACAATTGTTTTTCGACTTCGACATTTTGGATTATGATAGATCGAAAACGAAATCAAACCGTTTTCGATTTCTTGTCAGCTGTAGATCTATACGTCGATGCCGAAGTTAAAGTACTTACACGAAACGGAATGTACGACGTTTACAACAATGGACGGCCACTTGGCGGTCAGTTGAATGTAACGCTGGACAGGGACATTATTTCGGACACGAACCGCCTAGGACCCAGTAGATTTGCTGGCAAACCAAAATACGAACATCGACGTACTCTTTCGGATTTGACGCTTCGGGTAGGAACCGTATCGCAAAGATTTCCGCGGTTGAACAATTCGATAGAGCTGGTTGTTACCCATCTGGAGTCGGACAAAGACCGCCATATGGACCATGCGGTACGATTCGGCCATCGTTTGATCAAAGCTTTACAAGCTACTTTGGGATACAA CGTTCATTACATTCACTACGACCGCTGGACGTTCAATGATTCTACTGGCGGTATTCTGGGGGCACTGGTCAACAAGGATATCGATCTCTCATCGACAGGTTTGATGACAAAAATCAAAAGGATGGAACATCTGGCTAGTGTTTTGAGCTACATGACTTTCGA ACTCATGTTCATCTTTAAAACTCCAGAAAGCACTCAGCTAACGGACAACGCATTTATCAGGCCATTTTCAACCTCGGTTTGGTTGATGATCTTGCTAACCATCGTTTTAGGAAGCATTGCATTCAAGCTCAACTTCACCGCGGAAACTATTCTCCAACAGAACTTCAAACCCACAGAGAATCCGCCATTCTTCAATTTAATTGTTGAATTTCTGGGGAACTACTGCCAGCAGGGTTCGCAATATATGCCGGATAGTTTGTCCGGCAGAGCAATGCAACTGTTCATGTTGTTGTGCACCCTCATGGTCTACAATTACTATACTTCGGAAATTGTATCGGACTTAATCGGAAGTCACAAGGAGTCGGATATCAAAACGCTGGTTCATCTTGCTGACAGCCACATCGATTTGGGCATCGAAAATGTAACCTACGAGAAGGCTTTTTTCTAT CAATCACATCTTCCAGACGTAGATTACCTTACTAAGAAGAAAGTGACCGAAAAGACCTTCATCAATTCGTCGGTTGGGCTTCAACGCGTTCGTCGAGGAAACTTCGCATACAACTGTGAACGCAACGTGGCTTACAATCTGATAAGGGCTATGTTTGATTCGACGGAAGTATGCGATCTGAATGAGTTGGAAAGTATGCCCTCGCAATTCGTAGATCATGTGGTACGTAAGGATTCACACTTCCGGGAACTTTTCAAAGTCAAATACACGCGAATGTTGGAGGTTGGCATCAAACAGAAGTTCGCCGATTATTGGGTAGCCAAGAAGCCAGAATGCTTCTCGGGAAGCATTATTTCCAGTGTGACTATTACTGGTGCGTTGCCGATATTTGTGCTGCTTGGGTTTGGATTGGTGCTGTCTTTTGTGGCTCTTGGAGCGGAAATTATGGCACAATTTGTTACGAAAGATATGGcgaagaaaattttaaagaaaacatTCGGCCATGTTTCGGATAATAGAGTAGTCAAGAggaaatttttgtaa
- the LOC5573852 gene encoding glutamate receptor ionotropic, kainate 5 isoform X2 encodes MYDVYNNGRPLGGQLNVTLDRDIISDTNRLGPSRFAGKPKYEHRRTLSDLTLRVGTVSQRFPRLNNSIELVVTHLESDKDRHMDHAVRFGHRLIKALQATLGYNVHYIHYDRWTFNDSTGGILGALVNKDIDLSSTGLMTKIKRMEHLASVLSYMTFELMFIFKTPESTQLTDNAFIRPFSTSVWLMILLTIVLGSIAFKLNFTAETILQQNFKPTENPPFFNLIVEFLGNYCQQGSQYMPDSLSGRAMQLFMLLCTLMVYNYYTSEIVSDLIGSHKESDIKTLVHLADSHIDLGIENVTYEKAFFYQSHLPDVDYLTKKKVTEKTFINSSVGLQRVRRGNFAYNCERNVAYNLIRAMFDSTEVCDLNELESMPSQFVDHVVRKDSHFRELFKVKYTRMLEVGIKQKFADYWVAKKPECFSGSIISSVTITGALPIFVLLGFGLVLSFVALGAEIMAQFVTKDMAKKILKKTFGHVSDNRVVKRKFL; translated from the exons ATGTACGACGTTTACAACAATGGACGGCCACTTGGCGGTCAGTTGAATGTAACGCTGGACAGGGACATTATTTCGGACACGAACCGCCTAGGACCCAGTAGATTTGCTGGCAAACCAAAATACGAACATCGACGTACTCTTTCGGATTTGACGCTTCGGGTAGGAACCGTATCGCAAAGATTTCCGCGGTTGAACAATTCGATAGAGCTGGTTGTTACCCATCTGGAGTCGGACAAAGACCGCCATATGGACCATGCGGTACGATTCGGCCATCGTTTGATCAAAGCTTTACAAGCTACTTTGGGATACAA CGTTCATTACATTCACTACGACCGCTGGACGTTCAATGATTCTACTGGCGGTATTCTGGGGGCACTGGTCAACAAGGATATCGATCTCTCATCGACAGGTTTGATGACAAAAATCAAAAGGATGGAACATCTGGCTAGTGTTTTGAGCTACATGACTTTCGA ACTCATGTTCATCTTTAAAACTCCAGAAAGCACTCAGCTAACGGACAACGCATTTATCAGGCCATTTTCAACCTCGGTTTGGTTGATGATCTTGCTAACCATCGTTTTAGGAAGCATTGCATTCAAGCTCAACTTCACCGCGGAAACTATTCTCCAACAGAACTTCAAACCCACAGAGAATCCGCCATTCTTCAATTTAATTGTTGAATTTCTGGGGAACTACTGCCAGCAGGGTTCGCAATATATGCCGGATAGTTTGTCCGGCAGAGCAATGCAACTGTTCATGTTGTTGTGCACCCTCATGGTCTACAATTACTATACTTCGGAAATTGTATCGGACTTAATCGGAAGTCACAAGGAGTCGGATATCAAAACGCTGGTTCATCTTGCTGACAGCCACATCGATTTGGGCATCGAAAATGTAACCTACGAGAAGGCTTTTTTCTAT CAATCACATCTTCCAGACGTAGATTACCTTACTAAGAAGAAAGTGACCGAAAAGACCTTCATCAATTCGTCGGTTGGGCTTCAACGCGTTCGTCGAGGAAACTTCGCATACAACTGTGAACGCAACGTGGCTTACAATCTGATAAGGGCTATGTTTGATTCGACGGAAGTATGCGATCTGAATGAGTTGGAAAGTATGCCCTCGCAATTCGTAGATCATGTGGTACGTAAGGATTCACACTTCCGGGAACTTTTCAAAGTCAAATACACGCGAATGTTGGAGGTTGGCATCAAACAGAAGTTCGCCGATTATTGGGTAGCCAAGAAGCCAGAATGCTTCTCGGGAAGCATTATTTCCAGTGTGACTATTACTGGTGCGTTGCCGATATTTGTGCTGCTTGGGTTTGGATTGGTGCTGTCTTTTGTGGCTCTTGGAGCGGAAATTATGGCACAATTTGTTACGAAAGATATGGcgaagaaaattttaaagaaaacatTCGGCCATGTTTCGGATAATAGAGTAGTCAAGAggaaatttttgtaa
- the LOC5573846 gene encoding sodium channel protein Nach: MKFKQFSRKVIDTINVEQVPPEKTVEKSIKIAPVDRLINTGSVFLPWFKNQLKELCEATALHGYSQIVREGYTPIERGIWIFSVCSAFITAIVLLWISWTWNAETPTYTVIESTNYATWNIPFPAVTICNLNKINYASALKRAESMIRPDNISALQLVAKFRLMLHVNGLAESDKREYDGLHNLLLLNNLEVPQLIGEFAPPCSDMFERCMWKGTQWRCDNLFQMVNTTEGLCCSFNYYGTRGSNFDKKLSTSVPTEPRRVTASGYQTGLSLILNPDVANYHTTDIATTGFKLLIHYPYDFPDENAETKIVSSATEAYVSIVPKETYTTIDAFSLNPTDRNCYAYNEVQMSTMERYSFVNCMVECRADQIFRQCGCVPYNLPSNGTMKNCEMIDMPCLSENWELYQTAIPLLNYSVTKLGDRVPQVCDCLPSCETVQYPTEMSYGKLNRTFSYNSLAFFKDINLTNQSAVHIYFNDLVSTRFRKDIYQNWLGTLASFGGILGLFLGFSIITAFEVFYFFSIRVLFDVFVKRSEHKERESNARGIDHPE, translated from the exons ATGAAATTCAAACAGTTCAGTAGGAAAGTCATTGACACGATCAACGTAGAGCAAGTTCCACCCGAAAAAACTGTCGAAAAATCCATTAAAATAGCACCGGTGGACCGTTTGATCAACACCGGATCGGTGTTCCTGCCCTGGTTTAAAAACCAATTGAAAGAACTTTGTGAAGCAACTGCTCTGCATGGATACAGTCAAATAGTCCGCGAAGGATATACCCCTATTGAGCGTGGAATCTGGATTTTCTCGGTGTGTTCGGCTTTCATCACTGCCATAGTTCTGCTGTGGATTTCGTGGACATGGAATGCCGAAACGCCGACATATACCGTCATCGAGAGCACCAACTATGCCACCTGGAATATCCCTTTTCCGGCGGTTACGATTTgcaatttgaacaaaatcaattaCGCCAGTGCGTTGAAACGGGCTGAGAGCAT GATCCGTCCGGATAATATAAGTGCACTGCAGTTAGTAGCCAAGTTCCGGCTTATGCTGCACGTAAATGGACTGGCCGAAAGCGACAAACGGGAATATGATGGGTTGCATAATCTGCTGCTGTTGAACAATCTGGAAGTTCCCCAGTTGATAGGAGAGTTTGCCCCACCCTGCTCGGATATGTTCGAGCGGTGCATGTGGAAGGGCACCCAATGGCGATGTGACAACCTGTTCCAGATGGTCAATACCACCGAGGGGCTGTGCTGTTCGTTCAACTACTACGGAACGAGGGGCAGCAACTTTGATAA AAAATTATCAACGAGCGTCCCAACCGAACCAAGGCGCGTCACCGCCAGTGGTTACCAAACTGGACTATCGCTGATTCTCAATCCAGATGTTGCTAACTACCATACTACCGACATTGCTACCACAGGATTCAAACTGCTGATTCACTATCCCTACGACTTTCCGGACGAAAATGCCGAGACGAAAATAGTCAGTTCCGCTACGGAAGCCTACGTTTCGATTGTTCCAA AGGAAACCTACACCACGATCGATGCGTTTTCCTTGAATCCAACGGATCGCAATTGCTACGCCTACAATGAGGTTCAGATGAGCACCATGGAACGTTACTCGTTCGTCAATTGTATGGTGGAATGCCGGGCTGATCAGATTTTCCGCCAATGTGGATGCGTTCCGTACAATCTTCCGAGCAATGGCACGATGAAAAATTGTGAAATGATCGATATGCCTTGCCTGTCGGAAAACTGGGAGCTCTACCAAACTGCCATCCCGCTGCTGAATTACTCAGTGACCAAACTGGGGGACAGGGTTCCTCAAGTGTGCGATTGCCTTCCGAGCTGCGAAACGGTCCAGTACCCCACTGAGATgagctatggaaaattgaaCCGAACATTTTCGTACAATTCGTTGGCTTTTTT CAAAGATATCAATTTAACTAATCAAAGTGCGGTGCATATTTATTTTAACGATTTGGTTTCTACTCGCTTCCGAAAGGACATCTATCAAAACTGGCTTGGAACGTTGG CATCCTTCGGGGGAATTTTGGGGTTGTTCCTCGGATTTAGCATAATAACCGCGTTCGAAGTATTTTACTTCTTCAGCATCAGGGTACTGTTCGATGTTTTCGTCAAACGGAGTGAGCATAAAGAAAGAGAATCTAACGCCAGAGGAATCGATCACCCAGAGTGA